Proteins found in one Candidatus Poribacteria bacterium genomic segment:
- the rplJ gene encoding 50S ribosomal protein L10 → MPNEANVHQTEQIREIFDSADVVLLTDFQGLTVAEISELRNQLRAAGLRYKVCKNTLVNVVAQERGIEGLAPYLKGNTALATGTDPAASSKILLEFGEEHENFKIKGGILGTQVIDAAGVESLQDMPSREVLIGKTVGLISAPLTGLVRTLDQGSPITGMVNVLSGTIRQVASVLTQVADQKKEAENA, encoded by the coding sequence ATGCCGAATGAGGCGAATGTTCATCAAACAGAGCAAATTCGCGAGATTTTCGACAGTGCTGATGTTGTTCTGCTAACAGACTTTCAGGGACTTACCGTTGCGGAAATTAGCGAGCTGCGCAATCAGCTCCGAGCAGCAGGTCTCCGTTATAAAGTCTGTAAGAATACATTAGTAAATGTCGTTGCCCAAGAGAGAGGTATTGAAGGGTTGGCACCTTATCTCAAAGGAAATACAGCCCTTGCTACTGGCACAGATCCAGCAGCATCCTCAAAAATCTTGCTTGAATTTGGCGAAGAACACGAAAATTTTAAGATCAAAGGCGGGATTCTTGGAACCCAGGTCATTGACGCTGCAGGTGTTGAATCGCTCCAAGATATGCCGTCCCGAGAAGTCCTAATTGGCAAGACCGTCGGTCTCATCAGTGCACCGCTTACCGGGCTTGTCCGGACTCTCGATCAGGGTTCACCTATTACAGGTATGGTGAATGTACTCAGTGGAACAATACGTCAGGTAGCCTCTGTGCTCACACAGGTTGCTGACCAAAAGAAAGAGGCGGAAAACGCCTAA
- a CDS encoding LamG domain-containing protein: MNSLIRFFVSKPKRSRMLIGIGLLFGMVCCFTTADAKIDPETVAGIWLFDEGTGKTTADLSGNGNDGELKEGAKWEDGQFGQAVIFDGKDDYVEIAPSPLFNSEEFTVTFWMHPTAVGGNNPAGKGSATLVIANGNPGDGGGANWWFEFWNGGNFEFKSCQAGCAAANTPVNKPNEWYFIAGIYNGTEYELYIDATFKAKGPNKVGAPEKGLLIGSGLCPAGHGCDGGYFKGIIDDVAMFSSILSEADLKTLMDQGVGKVLGVAPVEPIGKLTTTWGNLKRR, encoded by the coding sequence ATGAATTCGCTCATAAGATTTTTCGTTAGCAAACCGAAGCGGTCCCGGATGCTGATAGGTATCGGATTGCTGTTTGGCATGGTATGCTGTTTTACGACAGCCGATGCCAAAATCGACCCAGAGACAGTGGCTGGAATCTGGCTTTTCGATGAAGGTACTGGGAAGACCACTGCAGATTTATCCGGCAATGGGAACGATGGTGAACTCAAAGAGGGCGCGAAATGGGAAGATGGACAATTTGGGCAGGCAGTCATATTTGATGGGAAAGACGATTACGTTGAAATTGCTCCCTCACCGCTGTTCAATTCGGAGGAGTTCACTGTCACCTTCTGGATGCATCCTACAGCTGTCGGAGGCAACAACCCGGCGGGTAAAGGCTCAGCCACCCTTGTCATTGCGAACGGTAACCCTGGAGACGGTGGCGGAGCGAATTGGTGGTTTGAGTTCTGGAATGGCGGCAACTTTGAATTCAAAAGTTGTCAAGCAGGTTGCGCCGCCGCGAACACACCGGTGAACAAACCGAATGAATGGTATTTTATCGCTGGTATCTACAACGGCACTGAGTATGAACTCTATATTGATGCTACATTTAAGGCAAAAGGACCGAACAAAGTCGGCGCACCGGAAAAGGGACTCCTTATCGGTAGTGGATTGTGTCCGGCTGGTCATGGATGTGACGGTGGCTATTTCAAAGGCATCATTGACGATGTGGCAATGTTTAGCAGTATCCTGAGTGAAGCGGACCTGAAAACGCTCATGGACCAAGGTGTGGGAAAAGTACTCGGTGTTGCGCCGGTAGAACCCATAGGCAAATTGACAACGACGTGGGGTAATTTGAAAAGACGTTAA
- the rplL gene encoding 50S ribosomal protein L7/L12 produces the protein MAADLEKMIDEISNMTVLELSELVKALEDKFGVSASAAPAVAVAGVAAPAAGAEEEAAPEEEKTEFDVQLKDFGAKKIPVIKEVRAITGLGLKEAKEKVESAPVIIQEGVSQEDAEKTKEQLEALGAEVEIL, from the coding sequence ATGGCCGCAGATTTAGAGAAAATGATTGACGAGATTAGCAATATGACGGTTCTGGAACTTTCCGAATTGGTCAAAGCGTTAGAGGATAAATTCGGTGTAAGTGCGTCAGCCGCCCCGGCTGTCGCTGTGGCAGGGGTAGCAGCACCCGCCGCCGGTGCGGAAGAGGAAGCCGCTCCGGAGGAAGAGAAAACGGAATTTGACGTTCAACTCAAAGACTTTGGTGCCAAGAAAATTCCTGTCATCAAAGAGGTTCGCGCTATCACCGGACTCGGCTTGAAGGAAGCGAAAGAAAAAGTCGAATCCGCGCCTGTCATCATTCAAGAAGGTGTCTCTCAAGAGGATGCCGAAAAGACAAAAGAGCAGCTCGAAGCCCTTGGTGCCGAAGTTGAAATCTTATAG
- a CDS encoding uroporphyrinogen decarboxylase: MKNDLLLRASKCLPVERVPVWMMRQAGRSDPVYRQIRRELNLPLERLFRTCPAPMLQTDVESAVKISLLPKRIGVDAIIVYKDILTPLAPMGAHFRFNPGPILSSPIRTRAQVNVLQSVDDPPTQLAFTGNVIRELRETLNEELPLIGFAGAPLTIAFFLIVGESPIKHGGGMSEKATPVFQMIEEAPELLHLLLEKLTKMTINYLNYQISEGVQIVQLFESIADILPRRIYEEFALPYHQRIFVELNSEAPSILFAKECNYLDLMHQSGADVLSVGKCVDLGKAKAEINGTVAFQGNVDNDILRDGTPDDITAAVDACLKQGGKTGHILNLSHGLHRDTPFENVKHFVNIAKRL, translated from the coding sequence TTGAAAAACGATTTACTTCTTCGCGCATCAAAATGTCTACCGGTAGAACGTGTCCCCGTTTGGATGATGCGGCAGGCAGGCAGATCAGATCCCGTTTACCGGCAGATTCGACGTGAGCTTAACCTTCCGTTGGAACGACTCTTTCGGACGTGTCCTGCACCGATGTTGCAGACCGATGTCGAATCAGCAGTCAAAATTTCACTGCTGCCTAAACGTATCGGTGTTGATGCCATCATTGTTTACAAAGATATTCTCACCCCACTCGCCCCTATGGGCGCGCATTTCCGGTTTAATCCCGGTCCTATTTTAAGCTCACCCATCCGGACGCGAGCCCAAGTCAACGTCCTTCAATCCGTTGATGACCCACCCACACAATTAGCGTTTACGGGAAACGTCATTCGCGAGTTACGGGAAACCTTGAATGAGGAACTACCACTGATCGGTTTTGCTGGGGCACCTTTGACGATCGCCTTTTTCCTCATTGTAGGGGAGAGTCCCATCAAGCATGGCGGAGGAATGTCGGAAAAAGCCACTCCTGTCTTCCAAATGATAGAAGAGGCACCGGAGCTCCTACATCTCCTGTTAGAAAAACTAACGAAGATGACAATTAACTACTTGAATTATCAAATCAGCGAAGGGGTTCAAATAGTGCAACTCTTTGAATCTATTGCGGACATCTTGCCCAGGCGGATTTATGAAGAATTCGCACTTCCTTACCACCAACGAATTTTCGTCGAACTCAATTCAGAGGCACCCAGCATTCTTTTCGCAAAGGAGTGCAATTATCTGGATTTAATGCATCAGAGTGGCGCAGATGTCCTAAGTGTGGGAAAGTGTGTAGACCTCGGCAAAGCCAAAGCGGAAATAAATGGTACTGTCGCTTTCCAAGGAAATGTTGATAACGATATCCTCCGGGACGGAACCCCTGATGACATCACGGCAGCAGTCGATGCCTGCTTAAAACAGGGTGGGAAAACCGGACATATTTTGAATTTGAGTCACGGGCTACACAGAGACACTCCTTTTGAAAACGTCAAACATTTCGTAAATATCGCAAAAAGACTGTAG
- the rplA gene encoding 50S ribosomal protein L1 produces the protein MAKRGKRYRGIREQVDRLQLYTVDEAISLVKNTGGAKFDETVDLASRLGIDARQADQNIRGTVALPHGTGKSARVVVFAQGDLARQAEEAGADFVGTDDLVDKIVDGWLEFDATIATPDLMRSIMPKLGRVLGPRGLMPNAKAGTVTTDISETVQSIKAGQIEYRVERSSGIVHVPIGKVSFEEESLKQNLDAVMSALVAARPSSVKGRYIRSVAISATMGVSVRIDPQQFV, from the coding sequence ATGGCGAAAAGAGGAAAGCGATACCGCGGCATTAGAGAGCAGGTAGATAGGCTCCAACTTTATACGGTAGACGAGGCTATCTCACTCGTCAAGAATACGGGGGGTGCTAAGTTTGATGAGACTGTGGATTTGGCATCACGTCTTGGTATAGATGCTCGACAAGCAGATCAGAATATCCGAGGCACCGTTGCACTGCCACACGGAACAGGGAAGTCTGCGCGTGTTGTTGTCTTCGCCCAGGGTGATCTCGCGCGGCAAGCTGAAGAAGCTGGCGCAGATTTCGTCGGAACAGATGACCTTGTCGATAAAATCGTAGATGGTTGGCTTGAATTTGACGCGACAATCGCAACACCGGACCTGATGCGCAGTATCATGCCGAAACTCGGACGGGTTCTTGGCCCACGCGGTTTGATGCCGAATGCCAAGGCAGGCACCGTCACAACAGACATTTCCGAAACCGTTCAGAGTATCAAAGCTGGGCAAATCGAATACCGAGTGGAACGCTCTTCCGGTATCGTTCATGTCCCGATCGGCAAAGTCTCGTTTGAGGAAGAAAGCCTTAAACAGAACCTTGATGCAGTGATGAGTGCACTCGTTGCCGCCCGTCCCTCCTCGGTGAAGGGTAGGTATATTCGAAGCGTTGCTATCTCAGCGACAATGGGTGTCAGCGTTCGTATAGATCCGCAGCAATTTGTATAA
- the secE gene encoding preprotein translocase subunit SecE — MIARFKNYIQGITQEWQRVSKPDAKEVQGSTITVIVASALLGLFIGIVDGNPAFPRWGNPLGWLFLVILPVAVFFIVRSWENQPQSSRESELSGGNEGSRKIFAAAIACIPLIAVVVSQYALDSPLEGFGMAFLRALFIR, encoded by the coding sequence ATGATAGCTCGTTTTAAAAACTATATTCAGGGAATTACTCAGGAATGGCAGCGGGTGTCTAAACCGGACGCGAAAGAGGTTCAAGGCAGCACGATTACCGTCATAGTTGCTTCCGCCCTGTTAGGTCTTTTCATCGGGATAGTTGACGGGAACCCTGCTTTCCCAAGATGGGGAAACCCCTTAGGTTGGCTTTTTCTGGTAATTCTCCCGGTTGCTGTTTTTTTTATTGTAAGAAGTTGGGAAAACCAGCCGCAAAGCAGTAGAGAAAGTGAACTGAGTGGTGGTAATGAGGGAAGCCGGAAAATATTCGCAGCAGCGATAGCGTGTATTCCGTTAATCGCCGTCGTTGTAAGCCAGTACGCCTTGGATAGTCCGCTTGAGGGTTTCGGTATGGCTTTTCTTAGAGCACTTTTTATCCGTTAA
- the nusG gene encoding transcription termination/antitermination protein NusG encodes MDGYWYVVQIYTGHEKKVKLNLDNMIAREELQDEILQVNVPETEVVEVKDSQRKVSVRPSYPGYVLVNTTHELGPYVDSPIGQRSWSLIQETPGVMNFLGPTSHPSPLSPDDVEAMLQMSTEEEEAPPVPAMEYEIGDKVKVINGPFSGFPGEIEEIDMEHQRLRLSISLFGRSTSVDLGLLEVEELN; translated from the coding sequence ATGGATGGATATTGGTACGTTGTTCAGATATACACCGGGCATGAGAAGAAGGTTAAACTTAACCTCGACAACATGATTGCGAGGGAAGAGTTACAGGACGAAATTTTGCAGGTTAATGTCCCGGAAACCGAAGTGGTAGAGGTTAAAGATAGCCAGCGAAAGGTTAGCGTTCGCCCCTCTTATCCAGGGTACGTTCTTGTCAATACCACCCATGAGCTCGGTCCATACGTTGACAGTCCGATTGGGCAGAGAAGTTGGTCGCTCATACAGGAAACACCAGGAGTTATGAACTTCTTGGGCCCCACTTCACATCCATCACCTCTGAGCCCTGATGATGTTGAAGCAATGCTCCAGATGTCGACTGAAGAAGAGGAAGCCCCGCCAGTACCTGCAATGGAATACGAGATCGGTGACAAGGTCAAGGTGATAAACGGTCCGTTTAGTGGATTCCCTGGCGAAATTGAGGAAATTGATATGGAACACCAACGATTACGCCTCAGTATTTCGCTTTTTGGGCGCTCTACCTCTGTTGATTTGGGTTTGCTTGAAGTCGAGGAACTTAACTAG
- a CDS encoding alcohol dehydrogenase catalytic domain-containing protein codes for MKSQIFYEPESMSLEDRPVPAAGDNDLLVQVRSVGICGSDVAYYFGNSSLETDDGKGPLILGHEFTGEVVEVGSEAGSTGGFKVGDRVVVNPVQSNPDSFWSQKGLSNLCPEKRVLGVGVDGGFAEYAVSDYRWTVKLPDNVTYDQGALTEPLACGLYAVNNLNAEEGQTAVVFGPGPIGLMMVQVLKSRGLKNVLLVGTRDYRLDCGKELGADVVVNVSDTGSPHYVEDLGAAIQELNNGELADRAITATSSLDAIHTALEVTGRHATVVIFGLPGDTDVMQVPILDTILDDKTIRFSWLAPDTWEEAVQLISSGDVNMDKIISHEFSLESLVEGITKVRNREDGCTKGLIKVSA; via the coding sequence ATGAAATCCCAAATTTTCTATGAACCCGAATCAATGAGTCTTGAAGACCGGCCCGTACCGGCAGCAGGGGACAACGACCTATTGGTCCAAGTGCGTTCAGTAGGCATCTGTGGTTCGGATGTCGCATACTATTTCGGTAATAGTTCACTCGAAACAGATGACGGGAAGGGACCCCTTATTCTTGGACACGAGTTCACTGGTGAAGTCGTTGAAGTGGGTAGTGAAGCAGGATCAACAGGTGGATTTAAAGTAGGGGACAGAGTTGTCGTTAATCCCGTTCAATCGAACCCAGACTCTTTTTGGAGCCAGAAAGGATTGTCCAACTTGTGTCCAGAAAAACGTGTCTTAGGTGTTGGTGTTGACGGTGGTTTTGCGGAATACGCGGTTTCTGATTATCGCTGGACGGTCAAACTCCCCGATAACGTAACTTATGACCAGGGAGCGTTAACAGAACCTCTGGCATGCGGACTTTATGCTGTCAATAATCTCAATGCTGAGGAAGGACAAACTGCCGTTGTCTTCGGACCGGGCCCTATCGGTCTAATGATGGTACAAGTTCTAAAGAGCCGCGGTTTGAAAAATGTCTTGCTCGTTGGAACCCGCGACTACCGCTTGGATTGCGGTAAGGAGCTCGGCGCAGATGTCGTCGTCAATGTTAGTGATACCGGTTCCCCACATTATGTTGAAGACCTTGGTGCTGCAATTCAGGAACTCAATAACGGAGAATTGGCGGATCGCGCAATTACGGCTACCAGCTCGCTTGACGCAATTCACACGGCACTCGAAGTTACAGGTAGGCACGCGACTGTCGTTATCTTTGGGCTTCCTGGCGATACAGACGTGATGCAGGTTCCTATCCTTGACACTATTCTCGATGATAAAACTATCAGGTTCTCTTGGCTTGCTCCCGATACATGGGAAGAGGCTGTCCAGCTGATTTCGAGTGGCGATGTCAATATGGACAAAATCATCAGCCACGAGTTTTCACTTGAATCACTCGTTGAAGGGATAACCAAGGTTCGCAACCGCGAAGACGGTTGTACCAAGGGCTTGATAAAAGTCTCCGCCTAA
- the rplK gene encoding 50S ribosomal protein L11 gives MAKKVAGEVKLQLVSGQATPQPPVGPSLAPYMINLQEFIKSFNAQTQHQTGMVVTTIVTCYSDRSFTFAVKSPPAAILLKSAAKIAKGSGEPNRNKVATVTMDQIREIAQTKLPDLNTTDLDAAVRMVEGTARSMGLTIN, from the coding sequence ATGGCAAAAAAAGTAGCAGGTGAAGTTAAACTCCAGTTGGTATCCGGACAGGCAACACCGCAACCGCCTGTCGGTCCGAGTCTCGCGCCGTATATGATTAATCTACAGGAGTTTATCAAATCGTTTAATGCTCAGACGCAACATCAAACCGGAATGGTGGTGACAACCATTGTCACTTGTTATAGTGATCGGTCATTTACCTTTGCGGTAAAATCGCCGCCGGCTGCAATCTTACTCAAATCCGCGGCGAAGATCGCCAAAGGTTCAGGCGAACCTAATCGAAATAAGGTTGCCACCGTCACAATGGATCAGATTCGCGAGATCGCGCAGACGAAATTACCCGACTTAAATACGACAGACTTAGATGCAGCAGTGCGAATGGTGGAAGGTACCGCTCGTAGTATGGGGTTGACAATTAATTAG